The following are encoded in a window of Lates calcarifer isolate ASB-BC8 linkage group LG20, TLL_Latcal_v3, whole genome shotgun sequence genomic DNA:
- the kdm6bb gene encoding lysine-specific demethylase 6B yields the protein MYHPAELYSGRNTWDSYPAGGPNRGQWAPVNSRLWSHTNRCQEGRNQSHHPLSNRLYNRGERTVNHVQDKGISKGHRQHVRLWDGKEQLFEAQNWHQNSTRSFHTRTATNNGYPAGPADRYATWDNSVSNSVHGGPRLRRNNRELQSPPERWAPSDCRRSFPGRMINNRPGPWKRPALHQRRDQLHQHSPPPLHPLSPREECPAKRRRDSGPDQSSHPGSRHLPLLAHAPSPPRHHRFNQDDWKPLNDRAGPCHLSDHRTSTTQQQETSKLRAGHGFNNSNLAALNQSCGSRPPHHGSRGKVERKISSSPADHTRVPYSHQNHHYHYQRHTGHPRDQQHNPPLHSLEEKDSRSHHHKQSTEPQRTHQKGNSRDPALSKSSAADSPPYSSLLCSTKDGGSTASSPHAPSSPPSYAVASGRKDPSIIRQCSPGLSGQKKLQGSPIHTPRPSLTSSTSLTSHNGPKSRFSDIKYRKTSQPLCSRQFPHSRSRANKPEKELEEHKKPECKQKDKLEKKERKGEVQKTNREGDERKRRKKKEEKRLGDRKKKRDKAVKKERKLDLKMEEMLTATSAFSSSGEVKMSKMETATLTPENQSQSTPKHKHRVRSERAEGPHRPSSTNTPHPSCTSPQPSSKSENHKLSRKNSSHHKLPVRNQPMQSLPRNTSPNQTSKKAATVSSQSEDGPEGKPDDTLPSLLFKALAPLSTACSVSLEQPDHGKDSGQGGVLNAPDLQPVAVMGNLRELGDNLANTPPVLSWQGSPVSVLEEDEEDLEKGVISRPVLQPSPTQCFSPPPVDNESTDDMRKEPCESLVTDCSHNDSSEPCDLPCTEQVAEEEKEEDVDSSGETSVSLLRELRDHKAGLDNVFKSLATFLGGQRVACRGGPFGRPPASTAGGVKYSSSLAIGPDIHCHEQHEFSPKSDPTASSKLCNQSPTHTTSDRLLKPHSPTDVSEPVVDALVQEKQEETQNDTNVKQEGKDTETLPERIESSLLDRSLSAELRLTTMNAASFTGLLTVSTKEETEHRQADRKRKQKDTDGGREEEIKIKIKTEESSVTCIKNEVNQMKDLEERDVSSLESVILRSSPRPLKDSLKGQISQENQTPHGKDIQREKVDTGNAEVNVATEKREVVTELENKIPPVARNTDTKTSNSATTVTISPSKLCVSTPASKPPCSLAPVDPLKLKALSMGLCKELRILVIKMESAGRQTFNISEVEEQRIPLTKINIKNTAAEVIRACKGTKVKGKFKESYLLPTLSVKPDIAIKIPIPREKLNPPTPSIYLESKRDAFSPVLLQFCTDPKNAVTVIRGLAGSLRLNLGLFSTKSLVEANADHAVEVRTQVQQPADENWDPSGSAQTWPCESSRSHTTIAKYAQYQASSFQESLQEEKESETEEEGEQTKTSDPSATTKAGLTLANNKGSPASTTIKANAAPIFNRAHSVHSTSTPSLEQKTVGKIIKFGTNIDLSDPKRWKPQLQELLKLPAFMRVESSNNMLSHVGHTILGMNTVQLYMKVPGSRTPGHQENNNFCSVNINIGPGDCEWFAVHEHYWEDINKFCEKHGVDYLTGSWWPVLEDLYSSNIPVYRFIQRPGDLVWINAGTVHWVQAVGWCNNIAWNVGPLNSYQYQLALERFEWNEVKKVKSIVPMIHVSWNVARTIKINDQDTFKMIKHCLMQSIKHIQILRDQLVAAGKKICYQSRVKDEPAYYCNECDVEVFDLLFVTSENSSKKTYVVHCEDCARAKTPSLAGVVVLEQYRIEELMRTYDSFTLAPSPFSK from the exons GGCCAGCCCTCCATCAGCGGCGGGACCAATTACACCAGCACAGTCCACCCCCACTGCACCCTTTATCCCCAAGGGAAGAGTGTCCTGCTAAGAGGAGAAGGGACTCTGGCCCTGATCAG TCATCTCATCCTGGATCAAGGCATTTACCTTTACTCGCCCATGCCCCATCACCACCTCGCCACCACCGCTTCAACCAAGATGACTGGAAGCCTCTTAATGACAGGGCGGGTCCTTGCCACCTCTCTGACCACAGGACCtcaacaacacagcaacag GAAACCTCTAAACTGCGAGCTGGACATGGCTTCAATAACAGCAACCTAGCAGCTCTGAATCAGAGTTGTGGCAGCAGACCGCCCCATCACGGAAGCAGAGGGAAGGTCGAGCGGAAAATCTCGTCTTCACCAGCAGACCACACCCGTGTGCCTTACAGCCACCAAAATCATCATTACCACTATCAGCGGCACACAGGCCACCCCAGAGACCAACAGCACAACCCCCCACTACATTCTCTAGAGGAGAAGGACTCACGGAGccatcaccacaaacaaagcaca GAACCTCAACGTACTCATCAAAAAGGCAATTCAAGGGATCCAGCCCTTTCCAAGTCTTCTGCTGCAGACTCTCCTCCATATTCATCCCTCCTCTGCAGTACTAAAGATGGAGGTTCTACTGCCAGCAGTCCACATGCTCCCTCCAGTCCCCCCTCATATGCAGTAGCCAGTGGCAGGAAAGATCCATCAATTATTCGCCAGTGTAGTCCTGGTCTCAGTGGACAGAAGAAACTCCAGGGAAGCCCCATTCACACCCCAAGACCCAGCCTGACATCCAGCACATCTCTCACATCTCACAATGGTCCAAAATCCAGGTTTTCAGACATCAAGTACAGGAAGACCTCACAGCCCCTGTGCTCACGACAGTTCCCCCACAGCAGGTCGAGAGCAAACAAGCCTGAGAAGGAGTTGGAAGAACACAAAAAACCTGAGTGCAAACAAAAAGATAAGCttgagaaaaaggagagaaagggagaagtTCAAAAGACAAACAGGGAGGGCGATGAGAGAAAAAGGcggaagaaaaaggaggagaaaaggttgggtgacagaaaaaagaaaagagataaagcagtcaaaaaagaaagaaagctagacttgaaaatggaggaaatgcTGACCGCCACCTCTGCTTTCAGCTCTTCAGGAGAGGTCAAAATGAGTAAAATGGAGACTGCAACTCTGACCCCAGAGAATCAAAGCCAGTCAACACCCAAACACAAGCACAGGGTGAGGAGTGAACGAGCAGAGGGGCCACACAGGCCATCATCTACAAATACTCCTCATCCCAGCTGCACTTCACCACAGCCATCCTCAAAATCTGAAAATCACAAATTGTCCAGAAAGAACAGCAGTCACCACAAACTCCCTGTCAGGAATCAACCAATGCAGTCTCTTCCTAGAAACACCAGCCCGAACCAGACCAGCAAAAAAGCTGCCACTGTCTCATCCCAATCAGAAGACGGACCAGAAGGAAAGCCTGATGATACTCTCccttcacttttatttaaagcCTTAGCACCACTCAGTACAGCGTGTTCTGTGAGCTTAGAGCAGCCTGACCATGGCAAAGACAGTGGCCAGGGAGGAGTCCTCAATGCTCCAGATCTCCAGCCTGTGGCTGTGATGGGAAATTTGAGGGAACTGGGAGATAACCTTGCAAACACTCCTCCTGTTCTGAGCTGGCAGGGATCTCCAGTATCAGTTCtggaagaggatgaggaagatcTAGAAAAGGGAGTGATAAGTAGACCTGTCCTCCAGCCCAGCCCCACCCAGtgcttttctcctcctcctgtagaCAATGAGAGCACTGATGATATGAGAAAGGAGCCTTGTGAAAGTTTAGTGACTGACTGTTCCCACAATGACAGTTCTGAACCCTGTGATCTGCCTTGTACTGAACAAGttgctgaggaggaaaaagaagaagacgTGGACAGCAGCGGTGAaacttctgtctctcttcttcgTGAGCTTCGTGACCATAAAGCAGGATTAGACAATGTCTTCAAGAGCCTGGCCACCTTTCTCGGAGGCCAGAGGGTCGCATGTCGAGGCGGTCCATTTGGCAGGCCTCCTGCTAGCACTGCAGGAGGTGTGAAGTACTCCTCTTCTCTTGCAATTGGGCCAGACATTCACTGTCACGAGCAGCACGAGTTCTCCCCCAAATCAGATCCCACGGCATCCTCCAAACTCTGTAATCAGTCACCAACTCACACTACCTCAGACAGGCTTTTGAAGCCCCATAGTCCAACAGATGTGAGTGAGCCAGTTGTGGACGCCCTGGTGCAGGAGAAGCAGGAAGAGACTCAGAATGATACAAATGTGAAACAAGAGGGTAAGGACACAGAGACTCTCCCGGAGAGAATTGAGTCATCTCTTTTGGACAGGTCACTGAGTGCAGAGCTGAGACTGACCACCATGAATGCGGCCTCTTTCACCGGCCTCCTCACTGTTTCCACCAAGGAAGAGACagaacacagacaggcagacagaaaaagaaaacagaaggatacagatggaggaagagaggaagagatcaAAATTaagataaagacagaagaaagCAGTGTGACCTGTATTAAAAACGAAGTAAATCAAATGAAGGATTTGGAAGAAAGGGATGTTTCATCCTTAGAGTCAGTCATTTTGAGAAGCTCACCCAGACCTCTCAAAGATAGTTTGAAGGGTCAGATTTCTCAGGAAAATCAAACCCCACATGGCAAGGACATCCAGAGAGAAAAGGTGGACACTGGGAATGCTGAGGTGAACGTAGCAACAGAGAAGAGGGAAGTGGTCACTGAGTTAGAAAATAAGATACCCCCAGTAGCTAGAAACACAGATACCAAGACCTCAAACTCAGCGACAACTGTAACAATCAGTCCATCCAAATTATGCGTCTCGACACCAGCAAGTAAACCCCCCTGCTCATTAGCTCCAGTCGAcccactgaaactgaaagcaTTGTCCATGGGCTTGTGTAAGGAGCTGAGGATCCTCGTGATCAAAATGGAGAGTGCTGGAAGACAAACATTCAACATATCAGAGGTAGAGGAGCAAAGAATCCCACTTACCAAGATCAACATCAAAAACACGGCAGCTGAAGTGATCAGAGCTTGCAA GGGCACAAAGGTGAAGGGGAAATTCAAGGAGTCATACCTGCTTCCCACTTTATCTGTCAAACCTGACATTGCCATCAAGATACCCATTCCTCGAGAAAAGCTTAACCCTCCTACACCAAGCATCTAT TTGGAGAGCAAGAGGGATGCCTTCTCTCCAGTTCTGCTTCAGTTCTGCACTGATCCCAAAAATGCTGTTACTGTCATCAGAGGCCTTGCTGGCTCCCTCCGCCTTA ACCTTGGTCTGTTCTCCACCAAATCTCTGGTGGAGGCCAATGCAGACCATGCAGTGGAAGTGAGGACTCAGGTTCAGCAGCCCGCTGACGAGAACTGGGACCCCAGTGGCTCAGCACAGACGTGGCCCTGTGAAAGCAGTCGCTCACACACCACCATTGCCAAATACGCCCAGTATCAGGCCTCCAGCTTCCAAGAGAGCCTGCAG gaggagaaggagagtgagactgaagaggaaggagagcagaCCAAGACCTCAGACCCATCAGCCACTACAAAAGCTGGTCTGACACTAGCCAACAATAAAGGCAGCCCTGCCTCAACTACCATTAAAGCCAATGCTGCTCCCATCTTCAATAGAGCCCACTCTGTTCATTCCACCAGCACACCCAG CTTAGAGCAGAAAACAGTCGGAAAGATCATTAAATTCGGGACCAACATAGATCTCTCAGACCCTAAAAG gTGGAAACCccagctgcaggagctgctcAAGCTGCCAGCTTTCATGCGAGTGGAATCCAGCAACAACATGCTCAGTCATGTCGGTCACACCATCCTGGGCATGAACACTGTCCAGCTCTACATGAAGGTGCCAGGCAGTCGCACGCCAG GTCACCAGGAGAACAATAATTTCTGCTCCGTCAACATCAATATCGGACCTGGTGACTGTGAGTGGTTTGCTGTCCATGAGCACTACTGGGAGGATATCAACAAATTCTGTGAGAA GCATGGAGTAGACTACCTTACAGGGTCCTGGTGGCCAGTCCTGGAAGACCTCTACAGCTCCAACATTCCTGTGTATCGCTTCATTCAGAGACCAGGCGACCTAGTGTGGATCAATGCAGGGACCGTGCACTGGGTCCAGGCAGTGGGCTGGTGCAACAACATCGCCTGGAACGTGGGACCGCTCAACT CGTACCAATATCAACTTGCCCTGGAGCGCTTTGAGTGGAACGAGGTGAAGAAGGTTAAGTCAATCGTTCCCATGATCCACGTTTCTTGGAATGTGGCTCGCACCATCAAGATCAACGATCAGGATACCTTCAAGATGATCAA acacTGCCTGATGCAGTCCATCAAGCACATCCAGATTTTGAGAGACCAGCTGGTGGCTGCAGGGAAGAAGATCTGTTACCAGAGTCGTGTGAAGGACGAGCCGGCCTACTACTGCAATGAGTGTGAT GTGGAGGTGTTTGACCTGCTGTTTGTGACCAGTGAGAACAGCAGTAAAAAGACCTATGTGGTGCACTGTGAAGACTGTGCCCGAGCTAAAACCCCATCTCTGGCAGGAGTGGTGGTGCTGGAACAGTATCGAATAGAGGAGCTGATGAGAACCTACGACAGCTTCACGCTG GCTCCATCACCCTTTTCAAAGTGA